From a single Helicoverpa armigera isolate CAAS_96S chromosome 7, ASM3070526v1, whole genome shotgun sequence genomic region:
- the LOC135117046 gene encoding coiled-coil domain-containing protein 130 homolog, whose protein sequence is MGERKGQNLYYPPDYDPKVGGLNKFMGTHALRERARKLHMGILIIRFEMPYNIWCEGCNNHIGMGVRYNAEKTKIGMYYTTPVYQFRMKCHLCDNHFEIKTDPGNLDYVIVSGARRQENRWDPTENGQIVPETKETQKKLFDDAMFRLEHKTGDEDAAKLDKPRLGRLVGRNESVWKDDYEANCSLRRNFRKRRKELEEASVNDSLLLAKSSLDINLLPENDDDKNMASLLSLRPSRSIEESQNQTRNKILNMPALPSSSGLLTSFGGLKREESLSKSSMLTRHSLGITFKKSRVDNSLDKAKDKISEVNDKSEVEDKIEVEDKTDVEDKSAIEETIVKDENKEDFENVQVNDNIVKDEKVEISGPKIEKSENFEPEYEEKYTIADTEDEINVPKIEKSENLETEYEEKYTKADIEDEIKNVFENTTDDKEEVKCKKISLVCDYSSSGEGSDG, encoded by the exons ATGGGTGAACGCAAAGGCCAGAACCTTTACTATCCCCCCGACTATGACCCTAAGGTCGGGGGGTTGAACAAATTCATGGGGACCCATGCATTGAGGGAGAGAGCCAGGAAACTGCACATGGGTATCCTGATCATTCGTTTTGAGATGCCGTACAACATCTGGTGTGAGGGTTGCAACAACCACATTGGCATGGGAGTAAGGTATAATGCTGAGAAGACAAAGATTGGCATGTATTATACAACCCCGGTTTATCAGTTCCGGATGAAGTGTCACTTGTGTGATAATCATTTTGAAATCAAAACTGATCCAggt AATTTAGACTATGTAATAGTATCAGGAGCCAGACGGCAAGAGAACCGTTGGGACCCCACTGAAAATGGGCAGATTGTTCCGGAAACTAAAGAGACACAGAAGAAGCTGTTTGACGATGCCATGTTCAGGTTGGAACACAAGACTGGTGATGAGGATGCAGCTAAGCTTGATAAACCGAGGCTTGGAAGACTGGTGGGCAGGAATGAATCAGTGTGGAAAGACGATTATGAAGCTAACTGCTCTTTAAGAAGGAATTTTAGG aaaagaagaaaagaaCTGGAAGAAGCGTCAGTCAATGACAGTCTACTACTAGCCAAATCATCGCTGGACATAAATCTTCTACCAgaaaatgatgatgacaaaaacaTGGCCTCCCTCCTTTCACTGCGACCTTCAAGAAGTATCGAGGAGTCTCAAAATCAAACGAGGAATAAGATCCTGAACATGCCAGCTTTACCAAGTTCTAGCGGATTGCTGACCAGCTTTGGAGGTCTGAAGAGAGAAGAATCATTGAGTAAGAGTTCTATGTTAACTAGACATTCTTTAGGTATCACTTTTAAGAAGAGTAGAGTAGATAATAGTTTGGATAAGGCTAAAGATAAAATAAGTGAAGTTAATGATAAAAGTGAAGTTGAAGATAAAATTGAGGTTGAGGATAAAACTGATGTTGAGGATAAGAGTGCAATAGAAGAAACAATTGTTAAAGATGAAAACAAGGAGGATTTTGAAAATGTTCAAGTTaatgataatattgtaaaagatgaaaaagttgaaataagtggacctaaaattgaaaaatctgaaaattttGAACCAgaatatgaagaaaaatatacaatagcTGATACAGAAGATGAAATAAATGTTCCTAAAATTGAAAAATCAGAGAATTTAGAAACGgaatatgaagaaaaatatactaAAGCTGATATAGAAGATGAAATAAagaatgtttttgaaaatactaCTGATGATAAAGAAGAAGTAAAATGTAAGAAGATATCTTTAGTTTGTGATTATAGCTCTAGTGGAGAAGGCTCTGATGGTTAG